The following are from one region of the Andrena cerasifolii isolate SP2316 chromosome 1, iyAndCera1_principal, whole genome shotgun sequence genome:
- the LOC143367143 gene encoding GPN-loop GTPase 3, which produces MRYAQLVMGPAGSGKSTYCSAMQQHAADERKVLEVVNLDPAAEYFNYEPLVDIRELIQLDDAMEDDELRFGPNGGLVFCMEYLLENSSWLEEKLGDTDDDYIIFDCPGQIELYTHMTVIRQLITILQNLNFRICGIFLVDSQFMVDGSKFLSGTMAALSVMINLELPHINILSKMDLLSKSARKQLDKYLEPDPHSLLADMEKDQWNDKYRHLTEAIGRLIEDYSLVRFYPLNIKDEDSMADIKLTIDNIIQYGEDSDVKVRDFDEPDEENDTDINYDPNV; this is translated from the exons atgagGTATGCGCAACTTGTAATGGGACCGGCTGGTAGCGGAAAG TCTACGTATTGTTCTGCTATGCAACAACATGCGGCTGACGAAAGGAAGGTGCTAGAAGTAGTGAATTTAGATCCTGCGGCGGAATATTTTAACTACGAACCTTTAGTCGATATAAGGGAATTAATTCAGTTAGACGATGCTATGGAAGATGATGAATTGCGATTCGGGCCTAACGGTGGGCTTGTGTTCTGTATGGA GTACTTATTAGAGAATTCATCATGGTTAGAGGAAAAGCTAGGTGACACGGACGATGATTACATTATTTTTGATTGCCCAGGCCAGATAGAGTTATATACACACATGACAGTCATTCGCCAGTTAATAACAATACTACAAAATCTGAATTTCCGTATATGTGGGATCTTCTTGGTTGACAGCCAGTTTATGGTTGACGGATCGAAATTCCTGTCAGGCACAATGGCTGCGCTTAGCGTAATGATTAACTTAGAATTGCCACACATTAATATACTGAGTAAAATGGATTTATTGTCTAAGAGCGCAAGAAAGCAATTAGACAAGTACTTAGAACCTGATCCTCATAGCCTACTGGCAGATATGGAGAAAGATCAATGGAATGATAAATACAGGCACCTTACCGAGGCTATAGGAAGGCTCATAGAAGATTATAGTCTAGTACGGTTTTATCCGTTAAACATAAAAGACGAAGACAGCATGGCGGACATTAAGCTAACGATCGATAATATTATTCAGTACGGAGAAGACTCTGATGTGAAAGTAAGAGATTTTGACGAACCCGATGAAGAGAACGATACGGATATAAATTACGATCCGAACgtatga
- the LOC143367163 gene encoding replication protein A 32 kDa subunit has protein sequence MWSSNLNSSATFDGGFLDNTRKEGQDDIKSRRVQTLVPVMIKHLLSSFSIDDAKFWDIPARMFTIVGIVRNVEETATKMSFDIEDQTGTITALKWLEADKKSSERPTQVNTYIRVLGLLREQNDNRHILILRMWPLQNLNELTNHILEVTYATLKAEAMASKSKELVNDRNDTLGNEKPSDDSPYYGMTADQTLVYKIIHARNDTESGIDRSDIKAQVPKRILREIDNILDFLVSEGHIYTTSTDDRFKTT, from the exons ATGTGGTCGTCGAATTTAAACTCCAGCGCAACCTTCGACGGTGGATTTTTAGATAACACCCGTAAAGAAGGCCAGGACGACATAAAGTCGCGAAGAGTACAAACTCTTGTCCCTGTCATGATAAAGCACTTATTGTCTAGTTTCTCGATTGATGATGCAAAATTTTGGGACATTCCTGCGCGTATGTTTACGATCGTCGGAATAGTACGTAACGTCGAAGAAACTGCGACGAAAATGTCATTCGATATCGAGGATCAAACAG GCACGATAACTGCGCTGAAGTGGTTAGAAGCAGACAAAAAATCATCGGAGCGCCCTACGCAAGTAAACACTTACATTCGGGTACTCGGTTTACTCAGAGAGCAGAACGATAATCGACACATTCTTATATTACGAATGTGGCCGTTGCAAAACTTGAACGAGTTAACGAATCATATACTCGAAGTAACATATGCGACACTAAAAGCTGAAGCAATGGCAAGCAAGAGTAAGGAATTAGTAAATGATAGGAATGATACTTTGGGAAATGAGAAACCAAGCGATGATTCTCCTTATTATGGAATGACAGCAGACCAAACTttagtttataaaattattcatgCGCGAAATGATACTGAATCTGGTATTGACAGATCTGATATTAAAGCTCAAGTACCGAAAAGGATCTTGCGAGAGATAGATAACATATTAGACTTTCTGGTTTCTGAAGGTCATATATACACAACGAGCACAGATGATCGCTTTAAAACAACATAA